A genomic window from Cytobacillus suaedae includes:
- a CDS encoding AAA family ATPase, translated as MTNNQMIQQGKKKRGELIAVCSAKGGIGRTTLTVNLAVALFKKNISISIVDGDFQFGDIGLAMDLQSTFTIKDVVEEIDRLDEFSLASYLCNHGTGVKVLPAPDRPEYAEVVSDEILSKILDLLLVQQDYVVADTGVGLQEKTLQFIEKADQVLVITNLEMAALKNTKLMLETLEVLGLREKVKVVINRATMDSVIQASDVPEILGEDDPIYIPNDFQIASQSLNIGIPFVMNQGKTELAKSVFKMAEQLTTRREISLIKTKKPSIISKFLNRKRLKEETAE; from the coding sequence ATGACAAACAATCAAATGATACAGCAGGGTAAAAAGAAACGAGGAGAATTGATTGCCGTTTGTAGTGCAAAAGGTGGGATAGGTAGGACCACATTAACGGTTAACCTGGCTGTTGCCTTATTTAAAAAGAATATCTCTATTAGTATAGTAGACGGTGACTTCCAATTCGGTGATATTGGTCTTGCTATGGACCTTCAATCAACATTCACAATTAAAGATGTTGTTGAAGAAATTGATCGTCTGGATGAATTTAGCCTTGCTAGCTATCTATGTAATCATGGGACAGGGGTAAAAGTTCTACCAGCACCCGACCGTCCAGAATACGCCGAAGTTGTAAGCGATGAGATATTAAGTAAAATACTAGATTTATTACTTGTTCAGCAGGATTATGTAGTTGCTGATACGGGTGTAGGATTGCAGGAAAAGACACTTCAATTTATAGAAAAAGCGGATCAAGTATTAGTTATAACAAATCTTGAAATGGCTGCATTAAAAAATACAAAATTGATGTTGGAAACACTTGAAGTGCTAGGATTGCGTGAAAAGGTAAAAGTAGTTATTAATCGTGCAACAATGGATAGTGTTATACAGGCAAGCGATGTACCAGAAATCTTAGGAGAAGATGACCCTATCTATATTCCAAATGATTTTCAGATAGCATCACAATCTCTTAATATTGGAATACCTTTTGTAATGAATCAAGGTAAGACAGAACTAGCAAAGTCAGTATTTAAAATGGCTGAACAATTAACAACCCGTCGTGAGATCTCATTAATTAAAACCAAAAAGCCATCAATAATTTCTAAGTTCTTAAATCGCAAGCGTTTAAAGGAGGAGACTGCTGAATGA
- a CDS encoding CpaF family protein, producing the protein MSLLNRIKEKEQERQESVSLETPPPIQPDYIPKKDLVSTFRESRKQETQKNSPRQMVADKHQELKNRLHKQILSELKDDNVEEIIPQLDAMAIEIIKEDESFRGKIDRKRVIDELINDLTGFGPINPLLMDENVTEVMVNGPNLVYCERKGKIELTSVKFRDDEHVMNIIEKIVSPIGRRIDESSPMVDARLPDGSRVNAIIPPLALNGPTITIRKFSKDPFQVEDMISFGTLTEEMAVFLEACVKAKLNVFVSGGTGSGKTTTLNVLSNFIPYDERIITIEDAAELQLGQEHVISLESRPPNIEGKGAITIRDLVRNSLRMRPDRIVIGEVRGGEALDMLQAMNTGHDGSLATGHSNSPRDMIARLETMVLLAGIELPIKAIREQIAGAVDVIIQQARLKDGSRKIINITEVQGLEGDVIVLQDIFSFKQEGVDANGKVKGKLVPTGVRPRFYERLEASGIHIPTSVFIEEEEWVT; encoded by the coding sequence ATGAGCTTATTAAATAGAATAAAAGAAAAGGAACAAGAGCGTCAGGAAAGCGTCTCTCTTGAAACTCCACCTCCAATTCAACCTGATTACATTCCAAAGAAAGATTTAGTCTCAACATTTAGAGAGAGTAGAAAGCAAGAAACTCAGAAAAATAGCCCTCGCCAAATGGTAGCTGATAAACATCAGGAACTGAAAAACCGCCTACATAAGCAAATTCTATCTGAATTGAAGGACGATAATGTGGAAGAAATTATTCCGCAGCTTGATGCAATGGCTATTGAAATTATTAAAGAAGACGAATCCTTTCGTGGGAAAATTGATCGAAAACGAGTGATTGATGAGCTTATAAATGATTTAACAGGGTTTGGACCAATTAATCCACTGTTAATGGATGAGAATGTTACCGAGGTAATGGTTAACGGTCCTAATCTTGTCTACTGTGAACGCAAAGGGAAAATTGAATTAACTTCGGTTAAGTTCCGAGATGACGAGCATGTTATGAACATTATTGAAAAAATTGTCTCACCAATTGGCCGAAGAATTGATGAAAGTAGTCCAATGGTAGATGCGCGATTACCTGATGGTTCTCGTGTGAATGCCATAATTCCTCCACTCGCTTTAAACGGCCCAACTATTACTATTCGTAAGTTCTCGAAGGACCCTTTTCAAGTGGAAGATATGATTAGCTTTGGAACATTAACTGAAGAAATGGCAGTGTTTCTTGAGGCTTGTGTTAAAGCAAAATTAAATGTTTTTGTGAGTGGTGGGACAGGTTCAGGAAAAACGACAACCCTTAATGTTCTATCAAATTTTATCCCATATGATGAAAGGATTATTACAATTGAAGATGCGGCTGAGCTTCAGTTAGGACAGGAACACGTTATATCGCTTGAATCTCGGCCACCTAACATTGAAGGCAAAGGAGCTATCACAATACGTGACTTGGTACGAAATTCTTTAAGGATGAGGCCGGATCGTATTGTTATTGGAGAGGTACGTGGGGGTGAAGCATTGGACATGCTTCAAGCCATGAATACAGGACATGATGGCTCACTCGCTACAGGTCACTCCAATAGTCCGCGTGATATGATTGCTCGTTTAGAAACGATGGTATTACTTGCTGGAATTGAGCTTCCGATTAAAGCCATTCGTGAGCAGATTGCAGGTGCAGTCGATGTCATCATTCAGCAGGCCCGACTCAAAGATGGTTCAAGGAAAATTATTAATATCACTGAAGTGCAGGGTCTTGAAGGAGATGTGATTGTTCTACAGGATATCTTTAGTTTTAAGCAAGAAGGTGTAGATGCGAACGGAAAAGTAAAAGGTAAGCTTGTTCCAACAGGCGTACGCCCGAGATTTTACGAGAGGCTAGAAGCCTCTGGGATTCACATTCCTACGAGTGTGTTTATTGAAGAGGAGGAATGGGTGACATGA
- a CDS encoding type II secretion system F family protein: protein MKWLVLILFLFSAYLFFTAILQNIFIRDKSLEKRMIRYLEVSEKKGFNRKRFNLIVQMQLTKQRIRKQVLTKEKNTKLEVMLDRAGLHLRPEEYVIFQWISTALTGGILYLASENPFFLFLGAVIGFMLPKWYVKKKQKERMTRFNEGLPDMLTTVVGSLRAGFSFPQALKAVVEEAQSPIKEEIERVLKEMQYGSSIEDSLNELKERMPSEDLDLMIQAILIQRQVGGNLATVLDKIVETIRDRTRIQRQVVTLTAQGRLSGIVIGLLPIALGLFIYLIEPEYIGTLFSSPIGLILISVGTISGLIGFIFIRKLTTIEV, encoded by the coding sequence ATGAAATGGCTTGTCTTAATCCTCTTTCTTTTTAGTGCTTATCTGTTTTTTACAGCGATTCTCCAGAATATCTTTATTAGGGATAAAAGTTTAGAAAAAAGAATGATAAGGTACTTAGAGGTTAGTGAGAAAAAAGGCTTTAACCGTAAAAGATTTAATCTCATAGTTCAAATGCAGCTGACCAAACAAAGAATTCGAAAACAAGTATTAACAAAGGAAAAGAATACTAAGCTTGAAGTCATGCTTGATCGGGCCGGACTACACTTAAGGCCTGAAGAATACGTGATTTTTCAATGGATATCCACTGCATTAACAGGGGGTATTCTATATTTAGCATCAGAAAATCCATTCTTTTTATTCCTTGGAGCAGTAATCGGATTCATGTTGCCAAAATGGTATGTAAAGAAAAAACAAAAGGAACGAATGACCAGGTTTAATGAAGGGTTACCAGATATGCTTACAACAGTCGTAGGTTCACTTCGAGCTGGATTTAGTTTCCCCCAAGCCTTAAAGGCTGTGGTAGAAGAGGCGCAGTCACCAATTAAAGAAGAGATAGAACGTGTACTAAAGGAAATGCAATATGGAAGTAGTATTGAGGATTCATTGAATGAATTAAAAGAGAGAATGCCTAGTGAAGATTTGGATTTAATGATTCAAGCTATCCTTATCCAAAGACAAGTAGGTGGTAATTTAGCTACGGTACTAGATAAAATTGTTGAAACCATTCGAGATCGGACGAGAATCCAAAGGCAAGTCGTAACCCTAACAGCCCAAGGTAGGCTTTCTGGGATAGTTATCGGTCTTTTACCTATTGCTCTTGGACTCTTTATTTATCTTATTGAACCTGAATATATAGGGACTTTGTTTTCGAGTCCAATCGGATTGATATTAATTAGTGTAGGTACCATATCTGGGTTGATTGGCTTTATTTTTATCCGGAAGCTTACAACAATTGAGGTGTAG
- a CDS encoding type II secretion system F family protein, with protein MIYVTFFLMISLFAYGLLTIRTEKSKQVEKRLSILKKEQQEQGVIATSNETRERKFYERILLPLWKEFKRSFKRKIPGEKEAKLEIKLLQAGNPFGMTSFEYRLIQIGLIILLPSLFGSYGLLLNSNLAVVLLFGIIGVLVAISLPRYYIILKIKNRNRLALRELPDILDLLTVSLEAGLGFDSALSKVVSKKEGILPSEFHRCLEEIRLGKTRREALSGIRERLVIDEVKALISSILQAEKLGIGMVQVLRVQSNEVRDRRKQRAEEEAMKAPIKMLFPLVLFIFPSIFIVLLGPAVIQFMDAFK; from the coding sequence ATGATATATGTAACTTTCTTTTTAATGATTAGTCTCTTCGCTTACGGCTTATTAACGATTAGAACAGAAAAGTCTAAACAAGTAGAAAAGCGGTTATCTATATTAAAAAAAGAGCAACAAGAACAAGGAGTAATAGCAACTTCCAATGAGACAAGAGAACGTAAATTTTATGAAAGAATTTTGTTGCCTCTATGGAAAGAGTTCAAACGTAGCTTTAAGCGAAAAATTCCAGGTGAAAAGGAAGCAAAGCTTGAAATTAAGCTGTTACAAGCAGGCAATCCATTTGGTATGACATCTTTTGAATATCGTTTAATCCAAATTGGCTTAATTATTTTATTACCGTCTTTATTTGGAAGTTATGGATTGTTATTGAATAGTAATCTGGCAGTTGTATTACTTTTTGGGATCATTGGTGTCCTGGTAGCAATAAGTTTACCGCGATACTATATTATTTTAAAAATAAAAAACAGAAATCGGTTAGCCTTAAGAGAGCTTCCGGATATACTTGATTTATTGACTGTAAGTTTAGAAGCGGGTTTAGGGTTTGATTCAGCACTAAGTAAGGTAGTTTCAAAGAAAGAGGGTATTCTCCCGTCTGAGTTTCATCGATGTCTTGAGGAAATTAGGCTTGGTAAAACTAGAAGGGAAGCACTTTCAGGTATCCGTGAACGCCTTGTTATTGATGAAGTAAAAGCACTTATAAGTAGTATTTTACAAGCGGAGAAGTTGGGTATAGGAATGGTCCAGGTTCTTCGTGTTCAATCAAATGAGGTACGTGATCGTCGAAAGCAACGAGCTGAGGAGGAAGCAATGAAGGCTCCAATTAAAATGCTATTCCCACTCGTTCTATTTATCTTCCCTAGTATATTCATCGTATTATTAGGGCCAGCAGTTATCCAGTTTATGGATGCATTCAAATAG
- a CDS encoding fumarylacetoacetate hydrolase family protein, whose translation MRFVTAQKRGQTIIGIMIEDGSKVLDLHEAEIAMKGNTTIPSTMNECLDLGDSFVDKVSEIEKWASVHNDGGYILEIAEVELKAPIPRPRKNVFCVGKNYADHAIEMGSAADIPEHVMLFSKAPTSVIGTEGTILHHDHITNQLDYEGELAVIIGKKGKRIAEKDAFDYVFGYTILNDITARDLQDKHKQFLLGKSLDTSCPMGPYIAHKSLISNPGKLSIETKVNGEIRQSGNTEQFIFSIEKIISVISQGTTLEPGDIIATGTPAGVGKGFKPPRFLNKGDLIEITVEGLGTLKNSIEQ comes from the coding sequence ATGAGATTTGTAACAGCTCAAAAAAGGGGACAGACCATTATTGGGATAATGATTGAAGATGGAAGTAAGGTACTAGATTTACATGAGGCGGAAATAGCAATGAAAGGGAATACGACTATTCCTAGTACAATGAATGAGTGTTTAGATTTAGGAGATTCATTCGTAGATAAGGTAAGTGAAATTGAAAAATGGGCAAGTGTACATAACGATGGCGGTTACATTTTGGAAATAGCTGAAGTCGAGTTAAAAGCACCAATTCCAAGACCACGAAAGAATGTCTTTTGTGTAGGTAAAAACTATGCAGACCATGCTATTGAAATGGGAAGTGCCGCTGATATTCCAGAACATGTTATGTTATTTTCAAAAGCCCCTACTTCTGTTATAGGCACCGAAGGGACTATCTTACATCATGACCATATTACCAATCAGTTAGATTATGAGGGAGAGCTTGCAGTCATTATCGGCAAAAAAGGTAAACGAATTGCTGAAAAAGACGCATTTGATTATGTATTCGGCTATACCATTCTTAATGATATTACTGCAAGAGACCTGCAGGATAAACACAAGCAGTTCCTATTAGGAAAGAGCCTTGATACATCTTGCCCAATGGGGCCTTATATTGCTCATAAGTCATTGATTTCGAATCCGGGCAAACTGTCTATTGAAACGAAGGTAAACGGTGAAATCAGACAATCAGGGAATACAGAACAATTTATCTTTTCAATTGAGAAAATCATATCAGTTATTTCTCAAGGTACAACACTTGAACCAGGCGACATAATCGCAACCGGTACACCAGCAGGAGTTGGAAAAGGCTTTAAACCTCCACGCTTTTTAAATAAAGGAGATCTAATTGAGATAACGGTTGAAGGACTTGGGACATTAAAAAATTCCATTGAACAATAA
- a CDS encoding ornithine--oxo-acid transaminase, protein MEGVLNLGKTKELITLTEQYGAKNYHPLPIVISKAEGVWVEDPEGNKYMDMLSAYSAVNQGHRHPKIIQALKDQADKITLTSRAFHNDQLGPWYEKVSKLTGKDMVLPMNTGAEAVETAVKTARRWAYDVKGVADNQAELIVCEDNFHGRTMAAVSMSSSDEYKRGFGPMLPGIKVIPYGDIDALKAAITPNTAAFIFEPIQGEAGINIPREGYLKEAFDVCKAENVLFIADEIQAGLGRSGKMFACEWENVDPDMYILGKALGGGVFPISCVAADESVLGVFNPGSHGSTFGGNPLACAVSIAALDVLIDEKLHERSLELGNYMQEKLKEINNPVIKEVRGRGLFIGVELTEAARPYCEKLKEEGLLCKETHETVIRFAPPLVISKEDLDWAIDKVKKVLS, encoded by the coding sequence ATGGAAGGGGTACTTAACTTGGGAAAAACTAAAGAACTTATAACATTAACTGAACAATATGGTGCAAAGAACTATCACCCACTACCAATAGTCATTTCAAAAGCAGAAGGTGTATGGGTTGAAGATCCAGAAGGTAATAAATACATGGATATGCTTAGTGCGTATTCCGCAGTGAACCAAGGTCACCGTCATCCTAAAATCATTCAAGCTTTAAAAGATCAAGCTGATAAAATCACTTTAACATCACGTGCATTTCATAATGACCAATTAGGTCCTTGGTATGAAAAAGTATCAAAGCTTACTGGAAAAGATATGGTTCTTCCAATGAACACTGGTGCTGAAGCTGTTGAAACAGCAGTAAAAACAGCACGTCGCTGGGCATATGATGTAAAAGGTGTTGCCGATAACCAAGCAGAACTTATCGTGTGTGAAGACAATTTCCATGGCCGTACTATGGCAGCTGTTTCTATGTCTTCAAGTGACGAATACAAACGTGGATTCGGCCCAATGCTTCCAGGGATTAAAGTGATTCCTTATGGTGATATTGACGCTTTAAAAGCTGCTATTACACCTAACACTGCTGCCTTTATTTTTGAGCCAATTCAAGGTGAAGCTGGGATTAATATTCCTCGAGAAGGCTATTTAAAAGAAGCATTTGACGTTTGTAAAGCTGAAAATGTGTTATTTATTGCAGATGAAATCCAAGCTGGACTAGGTCGTTCAGGTAAAATGTTTGCTTGCGAATGGGAAAATGTTGATCCTGATATGTACATCTTAGGAAAAGCTCTAGGTGGAGGGGTATTCCCAATCTCATGCGTAGCTGCAGATGAAAGTGTTTTAGGTGTATTTAATCCGGGATCACATGGTTCTACTTTTGGTGGGAATCCTCTAGCTTGTGCGGTTTCTATTGCTGCACTTGATGTGTTAATTGATGAGAAGCTTCATGAGCGCTCATTGGAGCTTGGGAATTACATGCAAGAAAAACTAAAAGAAATTAACAATCCAGTGATTAAAGAGGTTCGCGGTCGTGGTCTATTTATCGGGGTTGAACTGACAGAAGCTGCTCGTCCATATTGTGAGAAGCTTAAAGAAGAAGGATTATTATGTAAAGAAACACATGAGACAGTTATTCGATTTGCTCCTCCTCTAGTGATTTCAAAAGAGGATCTAGATTGGGCAATTGATAAAGTTAAGAAAGTGCTTAGCTAA
- a CDS encoding YisL family protein, translating to MTHAHITAWVIALILFFVAVSMQKGAKSKSLKIVHMTLRLFYILIIVTGAILLIGLSSITLMYVLKVLAGIWVIGMLEMILVRGSKGKSTGMFWGQLVVALIVTIYLGLKLPIGFILF from the coding sequence ATGACACATGCACATATTACAGCTTGGGTAATTGCTCTTATCCTATTCTTTGTTGCTGTTTCAATGCAAAAAGGTGCAAAATCAAAGTCACTTAAAATCGTACACATGACATTGCGTTTATTCTACATTCTGATTATTGTGACAGGTGCTATTTTATTAATTGGTCTAAGCTCAATCACATTAATGTACGTACTAAAAGTTCTAGCTGGAATCTGGGTAATCGGTATGCTAGAAATGATTCTAGTACGTGGATCCAAAGGGAAATCTACCGGAATGTTCTGGGGACAACTTGTTGTTGCGCTTATCGTAACAATTTATTTAGGATTAAAGTTACCTATCGGATTTATCTTATTTTAA
- a CDS encoding EAL domain-containing protein yields the protein MKTYTMNCEEPSEILAFVKTHNLVNEKNILVQAFSGVLDDTYIVNIQKQLAECLPQAILIGTTTDGEIKDGEIFSKTITLSFTVFSSTVITSTILPFEDYENSFKMGEQLIINTYKSDTKAIIIFAGGFNIDLEEMFKGVNSVQHKAVVSGGVAADNGDFKNTFVFDNYRILKDGVVAVGLCNTNLIVNTLSNSDWKKTGRPFVITKASGNRLYELDYKSPISIMKKYLGQEFTMQLPQSGAEFPFMVERRGKDVSLFVTNVFEDGSIELSAKVSENEKLFFSFANVPIIIDNSIKEMKRLSKKPIESIFIYDCMARKRYFHSFVKKEIQVLQQIAQTSGFFSYGEFTKVNDESKLVAYSLTILALSESIDLPNNPTIDIDYTVPNETQSLIALSNLIYASSKDIDLLYQNYEESEQRYKSLFEHNTDIVYSTDLQGRFTSVNGAFSKVFGYKEEELLYKNSLRYINENDIPRVRMHFNRVLKGKEQYYNLEIPTKYGDTLLFQIKNIPIVINGKKVGIYGIGRDITEQKKAEEKIAYLAFYDTETGLPNRLKFKEQLEDFILWAKRKKKKLAILFIDLDRFKIINDSLGHYQGDLILKQVIEKVKKVLPSRSYLGRFEGDKFTLVLSKNVDIDHVIDIGQKILQEIGKPILYEEQEFFITASIGVSMYPNDDKHVDYLLKHADTAMNLAKQHGGNKLKFYSTEMNKEALYRLELESYLRKALEKDEFHLCYQPLISLATGKIYGSEALIRWNHPKLGLVSPLEFIPLAEETGLIQDIGKWVMVTACKQTKKWHDMGYKDLAISVNVSANQFQQIGFVAEVKEAIAQSGLDPKYLNIELTESVMLRNINYSIMAMKDLQNMGVKVSIDDFGTGYSSLSYLKNLPFNTLKIDRSFINNIHSSNSEIAIVKAIITMGHGLAVKVVAEGVETEEQIKLLKELECHYAQGFYINKPLSSRDFETGLINQA from the coding sequence ATGAAAACTTATACTATGAATTGTGAGGAACCATCTGAAATACTAGCATTTGTTAAGACCCACAATTTAGTAAACGAAAAGAATATACTTGTTCAGGCATTCTCTGGAGTGCTGGATGATACATATATAGTAAATATCCAAAAGCAATTAGCAGAATGTCTCCCACAAGCTATACTAATAGGCACAACAACAGATGGTGAAATCAAGGATGGAGAGATTTTTTCAAAAACAATCACTCTTTCTTTCACGGTTTTTTCTAGTACTGTTATAACATCAACAATCCTCCCTTTTGAGGACTATGAAAATAGTTTTAAAATGGGAGAACAACTCATAATCAACACGTACAAATCTGATACAAAAGCTATAATTATTTTTGCAGGTGGCTTTAACATTGACTTAGAAGAAATGTTTAAAGGCGTCAATTCGGTGCAACATAAAGCGGTTGTATCGGGTGGAGTAGCTGCAGATAATGGTGATTTTAAGAATACGTTTGTCTTTGATAATTATAGAATCCTAAAAGATGGAGTAGTTGCAGTAGGGTTATGTAATACAAACCTGATCGTAAACACATTATCAAACAGTGATTGGAAGAAAACAGGCCGACCTTTTGTGATTACAAAGGCTTCAGGAAATCGTTTATATGAACTAGATTATAAATCTCCTATCTCTATTATGAAGAAATATTTAGGCCAAGAGTTTACTATGCAATTGCCCCAATCAGGTGCTGAGTTTCCGTTCATGGTTGAGAGAAGAGGTAAGGATGTCTCTCTCTTTGTAACCAATGTATTTGAAGATGGGTCAATTGAATTAAGTGCAAAGGTTAGCGAGAATGAAAAACTTTTTTTCTCTTTTGCTAATGTTCCAATAATTATTGACAATTCTATTAAAGAGATGAAACGGTTAAGCAAAAAGCCAATAGAGTCCATTTTCATTTATGACTGTATGGCTAGAAAAAGATATTTTCATTCTTTTGTAAAAAAAGAAATACAGGTACTCCAACAAATAGCTCAAACCAGTGGTTTCTTCTCTTATGGAGAATTTACTAAAGTGAATGATGAATCTAAGCTTGTCGCTTATTCTCTAACCATACTTGCGTTGTCTGAATCAATAGATCTTCCTAACAATCCAACCATTGATATTGATTATACTGTGCCAAATGAAACACAGTCATTAATTGCTTTATCCAACCTAATTTATGCTTCTTCTAAAGATATTGATTTATTGTATCAAAACTATGAGGAGTCTGAGCAAAGGTATAAATCACTTTTTGAACATAATACGGATATCGTTTATTCAACTGACTTGCAGGGAAGGTTTACAAGTGTAAACGGAGCCTTTAGTAAAGTGTTTGGTTATAAAGAGGAAGAGCTATTATATAAAAACTCATTGAGATATATTAACGAAAATGATATTCCAAGAGTAAGAATGCATTTTAATCGAGTGTTAAAAGGAAAAGAACAATATTATAATCTCGAAATTCCAACGAAGTATGGAGATACATTGCTTTTTCAAATAAAGAACATTCCAATTGTAATTAACGGTAAAAAAGTTGGGATATATGGAATCGGCAGAGACATTACTGAACAGAAAAAGGCAGAAGAGAAAATTGCGTATCTAGCATTCTATGACACGGAAACTGGACTACCAAATAGGTTGAAATTTAAAGAACAACTCGAAGATTTTATATTGTGGGCAAAGAGAAAAAAGAAGAAGCTCGCTATTTTATTTATAGATTTAGATCGCTTTAAGATTATTAATGATTCTCTAGGACATTACCAGGGAGATTTAATCTTAAAACAAGTGATTGAAAAAGTAAAAAAAGTCTTGCCTTCTAGAAGCTATTTAGGAAGATTTGAAGGTGATAAGTTTACATTGGTACTATCCAAGAATGTCGACATAGACCATGTTATTGATATTGGACAAAAAATTCTACAAGAAATAGGTAAACCTATTCTATATGAGGAGCAAGAATTTTTTATCACCGCAAGCATAGGTGTAAGTATGTATCCGAATGATGACAAACATGTGGACTATCTCCTAAAACATGCGGATACAGCTATGAATCTCGCAAAGCAACATGGTGGAAATAAACTAAAATTCTACTCAACAGAAATGAATAAAGAAGCGCTCTATCGCCTCGAATTAGAAAGTTATTTACGAAAGGCCTTAGAGAAAGATGAATTTCATTTATGCTATCAACCTCTTATCAGTTTAGCCACTGGTAAGATTTATGGCAGTGAGGCCCTTATACGTTGGAATCATCCAAAACTAGGGTTAGTATCTCCTTTGGAATTCATCCCTCTTGCAGAAGAAACAGGACTTATTCAAGATATAGGTAAGTGGGTAATGGTAACAGCGTGTAAGCAAACCAAAAAATGGCATGACATGGGTTATAAAGACTTAGCTATTTCTGTTAATGTTTCTGCTAACCAATTTCAGCAAATTGGCTTCGTTGCTGAAGTTAAAGAGGCAATTGCCCAATCAGGGTTAGATCCGAAATATTTAAATATAGAATTAACGGAAAGTGTTATGCTTAGAAATATTAACTATAGCATTATGGCTATGAAAGACCTACAAAACATGGGTGTAAAAGTGTCCATTGATGATTTTGGAACAGGCTATTCTTCATTAAGTTATCTAAAGAATTTGCCTTTCAACACGTTAAAGATTGATCGGTCATTTATTAATAATATTCATTCAAGTAATTCTGAGATTGCCATCGTTAAAGCGATTATCACCATGGGTCACGGCTTAGCGGTAAAGGTTGTTGCAGAAGGAGTCGAGACAGAGGAGCAAATCAAGCTACTTAAAGAGCTTGAATGCCACTATGCCCAAGGTTTCTATATAAATAAGCCATTATCTAGCAGGGACTTTGAAACGGGTCTTATAAATCAAGCGTAA
- a CDS encoding DUF2777 domain-containing protein, whose amino-acid sequence MNLQHRLNAINEQPRSYSMGTVEYINEQWVFFDDENEEASLLDDLMDKEIEVFTLKSWMTGIVNENGLLKTPEFFYQLTDGDCIRFRRELPHAYKMLLEALPDEVFVRYTNALNKYHYSLYDCTYCHNQLLFSGDDRSKKYHGVNFISFDNTEMVCFVQHHFERGKKEWDRFEFTWSDGRRALLTNLK is encoded by the coding sequence TTGAATTTACAACATAGACTTAATGCAATTAATGAGCAGCCACGCTCGTATTCAATGGGTACAGTAGAATACATTAATGAACAATGGGTCTTTTTTGATGACGAAAATGAAGAAGCTTCTCTTCTTGATGATTTAATGGATAAAGAAATTGAGGTTTTCACATTAAAGTCTTGGATGACAGGCATTGTTAATGAGAACGGCTTATTGAAAACACCTGAGTTTTTTTACCAACTTACAGATGGTGACTGCATTCGTTTTCGAAGAGAATTACCTCATGCCTATAAGATGCTACTTGAGGCCTTACCTGATGAGGTGTTTGTAAGATATACGAATGCTTTGAATAAGTATCACTATTCTCTTTATGATTGTACATATTGTCATAACCAGTTGTTATTTTCAGGTGATGACCGTTCTAAAAAATATCATGGCGTAAATTTTATTAGCTTTGATAACACTGAAATGGTTTGTTTCGTTCAACACCATTTTGAGAGAGGCAAAAAAGAGTGGGACCGTTTCGAATTCACATGGTCTGACGGAAGACGAGCATTATTGACCAACCTTAAGTAG